Proteins found in one Pseudarthrobacter chlorophenolicus A6 genomic segment:
- a CDS encoding TetR/AcrR family transcriptional regulator C-terminal domain-containing protein, whose amino-acid sequence MMAESARVTATKRRAAGEPVRAKGKQTRRRILEEAAVLFGKHQLSDVSVSTIARAAGVYPNQVTYYFGSKDALLIHSAFFALLHDAERLEAAGYRMQTVEGFKSVMARTILALPSMRLVAQAVATGSANPGLAGTLGYYLHLLFRQSERYLQTLIGERNWSHKRPLTVEVRTFWSTAFGAVLLSRAGVRGSALDLDLAGTLTIYEKSE is encoded by the coding sequence ATGATGGCAGAGAGTGCGAGGGTAACGGCGACGAAGCGTCGGGCCGCTGGCGAGCCGGTGCGGGCAAAGGGAAAGCAGACGCGACGTCGCATCCTTGAAGAGGCAGCAGTGTTGTTCGGGAAACATCAATTGAGCGACGTCAGCGTGAGTACGATTGCACGAGCTGCGGGTGTTTATCCGAACCAGGTGACTTACTACTTCGGGTCTAAGGATGCACTCCTTATTCACTCAGCATTCTTTGCACTGCTGCATGATGCTGAGCGTCTAGAGGCCGCGGGTTACCGGATGCAGACCGTTGAGGGTTTCAAGAGTGTCATGGCCCGCACAATTCTTGCCCTACCGTCTATGAGGCTGGTCGCCCAGGCTGTTGCGACCGGAAGCGCAAATCCCGGTCTCGCTGGAACGCTTGGGTACTACTTACACCTGCTATTCCGCCAGTCGGAACGCTACCTGCAAACGCTGATAGGCGAACGCAACTGGTCCCACAAACGGCCTCTAACTGTCGAGGTCCGCACGTTCTGGAGTACGGCATTCGGGGCAGTTCTTCTGTCTCGGGCTGGTGTCAGAGGGTCTGCCCTCGACTTGGACCTAGCCGGAACTTTGACCATCTATGAGAAGTCGGAATAG
- a CDS encoding maleylacetate reductase — MTDRLVFAHQTLGQRVLFGSGLAAVNVAAEVDRLGADTVMVITGGHDKDFAARVAHQAKATLLYDDVAPHVPLEKAEKARAAAEEHGVDLVVCVGGGSAIGLAKAIALTSRLPIIAVPTTYAGSEATNVWGITEASHKTTGVDDGVLPVSVIYDAELTLSLSVELSVASGLNALAHCVDSLWAPRADPINAAMAAEGIRALSAGLSALNTDPRDLRGREQTQYGAYLSAVAFSSAGSGLHHKICHVLGGAYDLPHAQTHATVLPYVLAFNAPAAPEAASRIATALGHSDALEGLNQLRKVLKAPVALRDYGLKETDLAEAADLILKVIPPSNPRNVTQQDLLTLLHGAWSGADL, encoded by the coding sequence ATGACCGATCGTTTAGTGTTTGCACATCAAACCTTAGGGCAACGTGTCCTGTTCGGTTCCGGCCTGGCCGCAGTCAACGTGGCCGCGGAGGTGGACCGCCTAGGGGCCGACACGGTCATGGTGATCACAGGGGGACATGACAAGGATTTCGCAGCCCGCGTTGCCCACCAGGCCAAGGCAACTCTCTTGTATGACGATGTGGCGCCCCACGTTCCGCTCGAAAAAGCCGAGAAAGCCAGGGCTGCCGCGGAGGAGCATGGCGTCGATCTCGTGGTGTGCGTGGGAGGTGGCTCCGCTATCGGACTGGCCAAGGCGATTGCCCTAACATCAAGGCTGCCCATCATAGCTGTGCCCACTACCTACGCTGGCTCTGAGGCAACCAATGTATGGGGCATAACTGAAGCGTCCCACAAGACCACCGGCGTTGATGACGGCGTACTTCCCGTGTCCGTCATCTATGATGCCGAACTTACGCTCTCCCTGTCCGTCGAGCTGAGTGTCGCCTCAGGGCTGAACGCTCTGGCACACTGCGTGGATTCCTTATGGGCTCCTCGTGCTGACCCTATTAATGCAGCCATGGCCGCGGAGGGTATTCGGGCCCTTTCTGCCGGCTTGTCGGCCCTGAACACTGATCCAAGAGACTTACGCGGTCGTGAGCAGACCCAGTACGGGGCCTATCTCTCAGCCGTAGCATTTTCCTCAGCCGGATCCGGCCTTCACCACAAAATCTGCCATGTGCTCGGCGGTGCTTACGATCTCCCGCATGCCCAGACCCATGCGACCGTCCTGCCGTATGTTCTTGCCTTCAATGCTCCGGCCGCGCCGGAAGCTGCCAGCCGGATCGCCACCGCGCTTGGTCACAGCGATGCTCTCGAAGGGCTAAATCAGCTTCGAAAGGTGCTTAAGGCCCCCGTTGCACTCCGTGATTACGGTCTGAAGGAGACAGATCTGGCAGAGGCAGCCGATCTAATCTTGAAAGTGATTCCGCCCTCCAACCCCCGGAATGTAACGCAACAGGACCTACTCACCCTCCTTCATGGGGCCTGGAGCGGCGCGGATTTATAG
- a CDS encoding 4-hydroxyphenylacetate 3-hydroxylase family protein, whose protein sequence is MRTGKEYLESLRDGRKVYVGGELIEDVTTHPKTKGYAQAIAEYYDLHLKPENQDLLTFVDENGKRESMHWFLPRSKEDVIKRRNYADFIFRHFQGGIFTRPPAGMNVVMFTQVDDQEPWAENSRFKNGHRDLSGNIQRHWDEVTAKDLAVSPMFVDVQYDRGRDDSMAETPMLSIIEENDEGIVVRGWKAIGTSIPFVNNLLIGNLWRPGQTAEQTIYAMVPLATPGVSVVARESRAQPDADPYDRPLATLGDELDGMVYFDDVLITWDQVQHVGNPEHAKWYPQRQFDWVHLETQIRQTVHAELMVGLGLLITQALGTSKNPVVQSQLAELIRFRETCRAFMIAAEETGFHTPGGLYKPNNIFIDFGRAHYLEHQHEFVNMLIEFCGRGIVIQPTKRELDHPYIGPKLQEALRGSEISARDRIKIFRQISERFLTEFGSRHEMFEKFNGTPPYLINILTMQRTEYQVDGPLTQLARDVLGFGDTAELGRRAEEAEKASHYASVKYQPEYARSQDVHDGYIENAESSDPAVTTPA, encoded by the coding sequence ATGAGGACAGGAAAAGAATACCTGGAGTCTCTTCGCGACGGACGCAAAGTCTATGTCGGCGGAGAGCTCATTGAGGATGTAACGACGCATCCCAAGACAAAGGGTTATGCCCAGGCAATAGCCGAATACTACGACCTTCATCTCAAGCCGGAGAACCAGGACCTCCTGACGTTCGTCGACGAGAACGGCAAACGCGAATCGATGCACTGGTTCTTGCCGCGCTCAAAGGAAGACGTCATCAAGCGTCGTAACTACGCCGACTTCATTTTCCGGCACTTCCAGGGCGGCATCTTCACCCGACCGCCGGCAGGGATGAACGTCGTCATGTTCACCCAGGTGGACGACCAGGAACCATGGGCGGAAAACTCCAGGTTTAAGAACGGCCACCGTGACCTGTCCGGCAACATCCAGCGCCACTGGGACGAAGTCACCGCCAAGGACCTGGCGGTCTCGCCAATGTTCGTCGACGTGCAGTACGACCGGGGCCGCGATGACTCAATGGCCGAAACGCCCATGCTCAGTATCATCGAGGAAAACGATGAAGGTATCGTCGTGCGAGGCTGGAAAGCCATCGGAACCTCGATCCCGTTCGTAAACAACCTGCTGATCGGTAACCTGTGGCGGCCCGGCCAGACAGCCGAACAAACCATCTACGCCATGGTGCCGCTGGCCACACCCGGCGTGAGCGTCGTTGCCCGCGAATCCCGCGCCCAACCTGATGCGGATCCTTACGATCGTCCGTTGGCAACACTGGGAGACGAGCTCGACGGCATGGTCTATTTTGACGATGTTCTCATTACTTGGGACCAGGTGCAGCACGTCGGAAACCCGGAACACGCGAAGTGGTACCCCCAGCGGCAGTTCGACTGGGTACACCTCGAGACCCAGATCCGTCAGACAGTGCACGCAGAGCTGATGGTCGGCCTTGGCCTGCTCATCACCCAGGCTCTTGGAACCAGCAAGAACCCCGTGGTCCAGTCTCAGCTGGCAGAGCTCATCCGCTTCCGCGAGACGTGCCGGGCGTTCATGATCGCTGCAGAAGAGACGGGCTTCCACACCCCCGGTGGCCTGTATAAGCCCAACAACATCTTCATTGACTTCGGCCGGGCACACTATCTCGAGCACCAGCACGAGTTTGTCAACATGCTCATCGAGTTCTGCGGCCGCGGCATCGTTATTCAGCCCACCAAGCGCGAGCTTGATCACCCTTACATTGGACCGAAACTTCAGGAAGCCCTTCGCGGCTCCGAGATCAGCGCCCGCGATCGAATCAAGATCTTCCGTCAAATCAGTGAACGCTTCCTTACCGAATTCGGTAGCAGGCACGAGATGTTTGAAAAGTTCAACGGTACTCCGCCATACCTGATCAACATCCTCACGATGCAGCGCACCGAGTATCAGGTTGACGGACCCCTGACACAGCTGGCACGAGATGTCTTGGGCTTTGGCGATACGGCCGAGCTTGGCAGGCGAGCAGAAGAGGCCGAAAAGGCTTCGCACTACGCGAGCGTCAAGTACCAGCCCGAATACGCACGCTCCCAGGACGTGCACGACGGCTACATCGAGAACGCCGAATCAAGTGACCCTGCGGTAACCACGCCGGCCTAA